A single genomic interval of Chrysiogenia bacterium harbors:
- a CDS encoding MBL fold metallo-hydrolase has translation MKQLHRPDLFAWLAFDEARNLDFNGFAWVRKEGNVLIDPMPMSAHDLE, from the coding sequence ATGAAGCAACTGCACCGGCCGGACCTGTTTGCGTGGTTGGCTTTTGATGAAGCGCGCAACCTGGATTTCAACGGCTTCGCGTGGGTGCGCAAGGAGGGCAACGTCCTCATCGACCCGATGCCGATGAGCGCCCATGATCTCGAAC